Proteins encoded in a region of the Quercus lobata isolate SW786 chromosome 8, ValleyOak3.0 Primary Assembly, whole genome shotgun sequence genome:
- the LOC115956072 gene encoding NAD(P)H dehydrogenase (quinone) FQR1, with translation MATKVYIVYYSMYGHVEKLAEEIRKGAASVEGVEAKLWQVPETLPEEVLGKMSAPPKSDVPIITPDQLTDADGLVFGFPTRYGMMAAQFKAFLDATGGLWRSQQLAGKPAGLFYSTGSQGGGQETTALTAITQLVHHGMIFVPIGYTFGAGMFEMEKVKGGSPYGAGTFAGDGSRQPTELELEQAFHQGKYIAAITKKLKGGAA, from the exons ATGGCCACTAAAGTGTATATTGT GTACTATTCCATGTATGGACATGTAGAGAAGCTAGCAGAAGAGATAAGGAAAGGGGCTGCATCTGTTGAAGGAGTGGAAGCCAAACTATGGCAG GTCCCTGAGACACTACCAGAAGAGGTGCTGGGGAAGATGAGTGCACCACCAAAGAGTGATGTACCAATCATTACACCTGATCAACTTACCGATGCTGATGGTCTTGTTTTTGGCTTCCCAACAAGATATGGAATGATGGCCGCTCAATTCAAAGCATTTCTGGATGCAACTGGAGGTTTATGGAGATCACAACAGCTTGCAGGCAAGCCTGCAGGGCTCTTTTACAGCACTGGATCTCAAGGTGGTGGACAAGAGACTACTGC GTTGACTGCAATTACTCAGCTGGTTCACCATGGAATGATATTTGTACCCATTGGATATACATTTGGAGCTGGCATGTTTGAAATGGAGAAAGTGAAAGGTGGAAGTCCTTATGGTGCTGGAACTTTTGCTGGGGATGGTTCAAGACAGCCAACTGAGCTTGAGTTGGAGCAGGCATTCCACCAAGGGAAGTACATTGCCGCCATCACAAAGAAGCTCAAGGGTGGTGCTGCTTAA